In Gadus morhua chromosome 2, gadMor3.0, whole genome shotgun sequence, a single window of DNA contains:
- the LOC115534248 gene encoding 5-hydroxytryptamine receptor 3A isoform X1, translated as MWEQRTAVTVFTLMVCVWGGVAEDCSYASLFKHLNLNNKTDSQVHLRPVRNWTTPTVVRVNMVVYGIIEVNEKAQTFTVQTWRSTEWKNEFLSWDPKRFCGIWVMGVPRGMMWVPDIYIHEDTSDNGATLYSRHLQLLYDGSVTSMAKGELKAICQMNLYHFPVDVQRCNISFGPFSLFGIAIAQLSDGTFLTNLSETHMATNGEWEMTRIAVYSGFDTYNEIKVPRLSYQITLKRRPMLYIINCILPLFYFLMLDVGTFFISEARGEKLSLKVTLLLSISVLLLILQDILPSTSDQLPLIALYSIIIFSLMALSLMEAMLVSFLIDLDSCPAKPEPAPSCVVTETQMEAPQAEPSEEKPEEEQGEKEAHQDLFLLKLILKEVKSVRQEVPSEVSPGDRKLGFYSRLAVKIDVTFFWVYVIANVLFLVYIFALWTLV; from the exons CCTGATGG tgtgtgtgtggggcggtgTCGCGGAGGACTGCTCTTACGCGAGTCTCTTCAAACACCTGAACCTGAACAATAAGACGGACTCCCAGGTGCACCTCCGGCCCGTGAGGAACTGGACCACCCCGACTGTGGTCAGGGTCAACATGGTGGTGTACGGCATCATTGAAGTG AACGAGAAGGCCCAGACCTTCACTGTTCAGACCTGGCGTTCAACA gAATGGAAGAATGAATTTCTCAGCTGGGACCCCAAACGTTTCTGTGGCATATGGGTCATGGGGGTCCCAAGAGGAATGATGTGGGTGCCAGATATTTACATCCATGAAGA TACCTCGGACAACGGGGCTACCCTCTACTCGCGCCACCTCCAGCTGCTCTACGACGGTTCTGTCACCAGCATGGCTAAGGGGGAGTTGAAGGCCATCTGCCAGATGAACCTCTACCACTTCCCCGTGGACGTCCAGCGCTGCAACATCAGCTTTGGCCCATTCTCCCTCTTCG GAATTGCAATCGCCCAATTGTCCGACGGCACGTTCCTGACAAATCTATCTGAGACTCACATGGCCACCAATGGGGAGTGGGAGATGACCAGAATCGCCGTCTACTCTGGGTTTGACACGTATAATGAAATCAAAGTGCCTAGACTCAGTTACCAG ATCACCCTGAAGCGCAGGCCCATGCTGTACATCATAAACTGCATCCTGCCGCTCTTCTACTTCCTGATGCTGGACGTGGGGACGTTCTTCATCAGCGAGGCCCGGGGGGAGAAGCTCTCGCTCAAGGTCACCCTCCTGCTGTCCATCTCCGTGCTGCTGCTCATCCTCCAGGACATCCTGCCGTCCACCTCGGACCAGCTGCCCCTGATAG ctcTGTACTCCATCATTATCTTCAGCCTGATGGCGCTTAGTCTGATGGAGGCCATGTTGGTCAGCTTCCTGATTGACTTGGACAGCTGCCCCGCCAAGCCTGAACCCGCCCCATCCTGTGTTGTCACGGAGACCCAGATGGAAGCCCCCCAAGCAG AGCCCAGCGAAGAGAaaccagaggaggagcagggggagaaggaggcgcATCAGGACCTCTTCCTGCTGAAGCTTATCCTGAAGGAAGTGAAGAGTGTGCGACAGGAAGTGCCCTCTGAGGTCTCTCCGGGGGACAGAAAGTTGGGTTTCTACAGCCGGCTGGCCGTGAAGATCGACGTCACCTTCTTCTGGGTCTACGTGATCGCCAACGTGCTGTTTCTCGTCTACATCTTCGCTTTGTGGACATTGGTCTGA
- the LOC115534248 gene encoding 5-hydroxytryptamine receptor 3A isoform X2, translating into MWEQRTAVTVFTLMVCVWGGVAEDCSYASLFKHLNLNNKTDSQVHLRPVRNWTTPTVVRVNMVVYGIIEVNEKAQTFTVQTWRSTEWKNEFLSWDPKRFCGIWVMGVPRGMITSDNGATLYSRHLQLLYDGSVTSMAKGELKAICQMNLYHFPVDVQRCNISFGPFSLFGIAIAQLSDGTFLTNLSETHMATNGEWEMTRIAVYSGFDTYNEIKVPRLSYQITLKRRPMLYIINCILPLFYFLMLDVGTFFISEARGEKLSLKVTLLLSISVLLLILQDILPSTSDQLPLIALYSIIIFSLMALSLMEAMLVSFLIDLDSCPAKPEPAPSCVVTETQMEAPQAEPSEEKPEEEQGEKEAHQDLFLLKLILKEVKSVRQEVPSEVSPGDRKLGFYSRLAVKIDVTFFWVYVIANVLFLVYIFALWTLV; encoded by the exons CCTGATGG tgtgtgtgtggggcggtgTCGCGGAGGACTGCTCTTACGCGAGTCTCTTCAAACACCTGAACCTGAACAATAAGACGGACTCCCAGGTGCACCTCCGGCCCGTGAGGAACTGGACCACCCCGACTGTGGTCAGGGTCAACATGGTGGTGTACGGCATCATTGAAGTG AACGAGAAGGCCCAGACCTTCACTGTTCAGACCTGGCGTTCAACA gAATGGAAGAATGAATTTCTCAGCTGGGACCCCAAACGTTTCTGTGGCATATGGGTCATGGGGGTCCCAAGAGGAATGAT TACCTCGGACAACGGGGCTACCCTCTACTCGCGCCACCTCCAGCTGCTCTACGACGGTTCTGTCACCAGCATGGCTAAGGGGGAGTTGAAGGCCATCTGCCAGATGAACCTCTACCACTTCCCCGTGGACGTCCAGCGCTGCAACATCAGCTTTGGCCCATTCTCCCTCTTCG GAATTGCAATCGCCCAATTGTCCGACGGCACGTTCCTGACAAATCTATCTGAGACTCACATGGCCACCAATGGGGAGTGGGAGATGACCAGAATCGCCGTCTACTCTGGGTTTGACACGTATAATGAAATCAAAGTGCCTAGACTCAGTTACCAG ATCACCCTGAAGCGCAGGCCCATGCTGTACATCATAAACTGCATCCTGCCGCTCTTCTACTTCCTGATGCTGGACGTGGGGACGTTCTTCATCAGCGAGGCCCGGGGGGAGAAGCTCTCGCTCAAGGTCACCCTCCTGCTGTCCATCTCCGTGCTGCTGCTCATCCTCCAGGACATCCTGCCGTCCACCTCGGACCAGCTGCCCCTGATAG ctcTGTACTCCATCATTATCTTCAGCCTGATGGCGCTTAGTCTGATGGAGGCCATGTTGGTCAGCTTCCTGATTGACTTGGACAGCTGCCCCGCCAAGCCTGAACCCGCCCCATCCTGTGTTGTCACGGAGACCCAGATGGAAGCCCCCCAAGCAG AGCCCAGCGAAGAGAaaccagaggaggagcagggggagaaggaggcgcATCAGGACCTCTTCCTGCTGAAGCTTATCCTGAAGGAAGTGAAGAGTGTGCGACAGGAAGTGCCCTCTGAGGTCTCTCCGGGGGACAGAAAGTTGGGTTTCTACAGCCGGCTGGCCGTGAAGATCGACGTCACCTTCTTCTGGGTCTACGTGATCGCCAACGTGCTGTTTCTCGTCTACATCTTCGCTTTGTGGACATTGGTCTGA